The following proteins are co-located in the Gossypium hirsutum isolate 1008001.06 chromosome A02, Gossypium_hirsutum_v2.1, whole genome shotgun sequence genome:
- the LOC107952083 gene encoding transcription termination factor MTERF4, chloroplastic, with product MNSSAVLRRQKLLKLIKNLHIFHPWCPKHKTHQNPCAQIQKPSRVFGVSQYSTQSTKFPEYQMPSVTWGVVQGKKEKLVNRVKICDYLKTLGIIPDELENLELPSTVKVMSERVQFLQKLGLTIDDINEYPLMLGCSVRKNMIPVLGYLEKVGIPKSKLGEFVKNYPQVLHTSVVVELGPVIKFLRGLDVEKQDIGYVLQKYPELLGFKLEGTMSTSVAYLVSIGVSPRDIGPMVTQYPYFLGMRVGTVIKPLVDYLFSLGLPKKILARMLEKRAYILGYDLEETVKLNVDCLISFGIRREAIASVIAQYPQILGLPLKAKLSSQQYFFNLKLKIDPDGFACIIEKMPQIASLNQHVIMKPIEFLLGRGLPLEDVAIMVMKCPQLVALRVELMKKSYYYFKSEMGRPVKELVEFPEYFTYSLECRIKPRYTKLQSKGIRCSLNWFLNCSDQRFEERLQGDYIESESLGPSFCMGGKLELPGSDVVSDEEAESDDEVLYRRTVSL from the coding sequence CCCAATATTCAACTCAATCCACCAAGTTCCCCGAGTACCAGATGCCCTCTGTCACTTGGGGTGTTGTTCAAGGCAAAAAAGAGAAGCTAGTGAACCGTGTCAAAATCTGTGATTATCTTAAGACCTTAGGAATTATCCCTGATGAATTAGAGAATCTAGAATTACCCTCTACTGTAAAAGTGATGTCTGAGCGTGTCCAGTTTTTACAGAAACTTGGATTAACTATTGATGATATCAACGAATACCCTTTAATGCTTGGCTGCAGTGTGCGTAAAAACATGATACCTGTATTAGGTTACTTGGAAAAAGTCGGGATTCCAAAGTCAAAACTAGGGGAGTTTGTTAAGAACTATCCGCAGGTTTTGCACACAAGTGTGGTTGTTGAGCTTGGTCCTGTTATTAAGTTTCTTAGGGGGCTTGATGTTGAGAAGCAAGATATTGGATATGTTCTACAGAAGTATCCAGAACTGTTGGGGTTTAAACTTGAAGGTACTATGAGTACTTCGGTTGCTTACTTGGTGAGCATAGGAGTTAGTCCTAGAGATATTGGTCCTATGGTGACACAATATCCATATTTTCTAGGTATGAGAGTTGGGACTGTTATTAAGCCGCTTGTTGATTACTTGTTTTCCTTGGGATTGCCAAAGAAGATTTTGGCTAGAATGTTGGAGAAACGGGCATATATACTTGGTTATGATCTTGAAGAAACTGTTAAGCTGAATGTTGATTGCTTGATTAGTTTTGGAATTCGGAGGGAAGCAATTGCTTCAGTTATTGCACAGTATCCACAAATTCTTGGGTTACCTCTGAAAGCTAAGTTGTCTTCACAGCAGTATTTCTTCAATCTGAAGCTCAAGATTGACCCAGATGGGTTTGCTTGTATTATAGAGAAGATGCCACAGATTGCAAGCCTAAATCAACATGTTATTATGAAGCCTATAGAGTTTCTTTTGGGGCGGGGACTGCCATTAGAGGATGTGGCAATTATGGTTATGAAATGTCCCCAATTGGTTGCACTACGAGTTGAGCTCATGAAGAAAAGCTATTATTACTTCAAAAGTGAGATGGGGAGGCCGGTCAAAGAGCTTGTGGAGTTTCCAGAATACTTTACTTATAGCTTGGAATGTAGAATCAAACCCAGGTACACCAAGTTACAAAGCAAGGGGATTAGGTGCTCACTGAACTGGTTTCTGAATTGTAGTGACCAGAGATTTGAAGAGAGATTGCAGGGTGATTATATTGAATCAGAAAGCTTAGGACCTTCATTCTGTATGGGTGGGAAATTGGAGCTACCGGGAAGTGACGTTGTGTCAGATGAGGAAGCTGAGAGTGATGATGAAGTACTTTACAGACGCACAGTTTCTCTGTAG